CAATTCCTTTCATCCACCAAACTAATTCTTGCACATACTAAGATACCCCTAGTTGAATGATACACTCTTCAACTTGAAGCTTCGCAATTTGAGCTTCTTACCCCATTCACGAAAACCACCAGCACAACATCTAATCACGCAACCGCCTACAATCGGTACAACACACACAGACAACCACCATGAATTCACGAATGGAATTCACCGACAGAGGCGAGAAGGCTGTGCAGGATGCCatggccctcgccgagcagTACGCTCACTCCCAGCTACTTCCTGTACACCTCGCGGTCTCGCTTCTCGACCCCCCCGCAGATCTCTCCAAGGATCAACAAAACGGCCCGCCGCAGACGTCCTCGATGTTTCGGCAAGTCATTGAACGCGCCCACGGCGATCCCCAAGCCTTCGACAGAGCACTGAAGAAGACGCTCGTCCGTCTGCCGAGCCAAGACCCGCCTCCAGACCAGGTCTCCGTGGCACCCACCTTCCACGCCGTCCTCCGCAAGGCCCAGGAGCTGCAGAAGACGCAAAAGGACAGCTTCATCGCCGTAGATCACCTCATCCAagccctcgccgaggaccaCACAATACAGACCTGCCTCAAGGAGTCCAACGTGCCCAAGGCCAAGCTGGTGCACGACGCCGTTGCCCAGATTCGCGGCACAAAGCGCGTGGACAGCAAGAATGCCGATACCGAGGAGGAACACGAGAACCTTGCCAAGTTCACCATCGACATGACGGCCTTGGCCCGCGACAAGAACATGGACCCGGTCATCGGacgcgaggaggagatccGCCGAGTCGTACGGATTTTGTCCCGCCGGACGAAGAACAACCCCGTCCTCATCGGTGAGCCCGGTGTCGGTAAGACTACCGTCGTTGAGGGTCTCGCCCAGCGCATCGTCAACCGCGATGTACCTGATAACTTGAAGGCGTGCAAGCTGCTTtcgctcgacgtcggcgccttGGTGGCCGGAAGCAAGTACCGCGGAGAGTTTGAGGAGAGGATGAAGGGTGTCCTGAAGGAGATTGAGGATTCCAAGGAGATGATTgtcctcttcgtcgacgagatccaCTTGCTGATGGGCGCGGGCTCATCCGGCGAGGGTGGCATGGATGCTGCGAACTTGCTGAAGCCCATGCTTGCTCGTGGTCAGCTGCACTGCATCGGTGCTACAACTCTCGCCGAGTACCGCAAGTATGTCGAGAAGGACGCTGCTTTCGAGCGTCGATTCCAGCAGGTTCTTGTCAAGGAACCCACCATTGGCGAGACCATTTCCATCCTCCGTGGTCTCAAGGAGCGCTACGACAGACATCACCGCGTTACAATTCTCGACAACGCACTGGTGGCAGCCGCTAACCTTGCCGGCCGCTACCTCACTTCCAGGAGACTTCCCGACTCGGCCATCGACCTGGTCGAtgaggctgccgccgctgtcaGAGTCGCGAGAGAGTCTCAGCCCGAAATCATCGATTCTCTCGAGCGCAAGCTGCGTCAGATCATGATCGAGATTGCCGCTttggaaaaggagaaggacgaaGCCTCTCAGACCCGCCTAGTGCAGGCGAGAAAGGATGCCAAGAATGTCGAGGAGGAACTGGAACCTCTTCGTCAGAAGTACCTCAGCGAGATCAAGAGAGGCGAGGAGATTCACTTGGCTAAGACGaagctcgacgagctcgagaagcgTCTTGAAGATGCAGCCAACTCCGGAAACCACGCCAAGGCTGCCGACCTCCAGTACGGCGCCATTCCCGAGCAGCGCGCCGTCATCAAGGAtctcgaggccaagaaggccgccgccgacgctgctCTCAACGCGACCGGTCAGGACCACAACGCCATGGTCACTGACGTTGTCACCGCCGACCACATCAACGAGATTGTCTCCCGCTGGACTGGCATCCCCGTCACTCGTCTCAAGACAAGCGAAAAGGAGAAACTCGTTCACATGGAAAAGGTCCTCGGCAAGATTGTCGTCGGCCAGAAGGAAGCTGTCCAGGCCGTCTCCAACGCCATCCGCCTGCAACGGTCTGGTCTCAGCAACCCCAATCAGCCACCAAGCTTCCTGTTTTGCGGTCCCTCTGGTACCGGTAAGACTCTCCTGACCAAGGCCCTTGCCGAATTCCTCTTCGACGACCCTAAGGCCATGATCCGCTTCGACATGTCCGAGTACCAAGAGCGTCACGCCCTTAGTAGGATGATTGGTGCTCCCCCGGGTTATGTTGGCCACGATGCCGGTGGCCAGCTGACCGAAGCTCTCCGCCGCAAGCCTTTCTCCATCCTCCTTTTCGACGAGGTAGAGAAGGCTGCCAAGGAGGTCCTGAccgtccttcttcagctcaTGGATGATGGCCGCATCACTGACGGTCAAGGCCGCATCGTTGACGCGAAGAACTGCATCGTTGTCATGACCTCCAACTTGGGTGCCGAGTACCTCACCAAGTCCACCAGTCGCGAGGGCAAGGTCGACCCGACGACTCGCGAGCTAGTCATGAACGCCCTCCGTGGCTGGTTCCTGCCCGAGTTCCTCAACCGCATCAACTCCACAGTCATTTTCAACCGCCTCACACGCCGCGAGATTCGCAAGATTGTTGACATCCGGTTGATGGAAATCCAGAAGCGACTGGAGGACAACAACCGCAAGGTCTTCATCGACGTGTCGGACGAGGCCAAAGACTACCTCGGCAACGCCGGCTACTCGCCCGCCTACGGTGCCCGCCCGTTGTCCCGCCTGATCGAGAAGGAGGTCCTCAACAAGCTGGCCATCCTGATTCTGCGGGGTAACATCCGTGATGGCGAAACCGCTCGTGTTGAACTTATCAACGGCAGACTTGTTGTCCTGCCCAACCATCAGGACAGCGAGCTCaacacggacgacgacgacatggacgaggacgatgctGTTGATGAGCTTGTCGCCGAtgagatggacgaggacaTTTACGACTAAAGTGATCACGAGAGAAGGACTTTACCGGAAAGGAGATGATTCACGAAGAACGATTGTCAGGATTGATAGGATTCATTAATGTAGAGAGGTAGGAGTATATAAAGCAAGTGGCGTTTCAAGGGTTTCATGGGATAGCAAGCAGGTTATAGAACTTTTAGAAGTTCAATTGAGAAATGTTAAAAATAAACTATTAGACTATCTACGCATGATGTGATCGTATGATATCTTGGTTAATTAGAATTGGAGTATATGTTTCGCGGGTTCAAAAATGGTAGCAGGACTCTTCGACAAGATACTTGGGAACCACGGCACTGTCTTGAATCTAGCCCCTCTCTGAATGGGAAACCTGCGACGAATCTCCGATTCGGGCCTCAATCCGAGTTACCATGGTTTTTGACGCCCACAGGCCTTGGTCACAAGTCTCCCTGGAGTTACCTCTTCAAGCATCGCGAAGAGCCCGGTGCAGAACAGAGGGCAGTGTTGACGATCGCCCAAGACGTACTCAGCATAAGCGTGTGTTAGCCCGCCCGAGACCAGATTTCGGCATGGTTAACACTATATTGCCACGCTCTGCAGGTTCGCGATAATAGCATACGACGTGGGTCTTTGTAGGCcaagaaaggggggaggggcgaaCGAGGTGGCAGCGTCGTCATTACTGCGACACATCTCCCATCGATTTGGCTCGGTTCCCTTTTTGTTTCTACCCAAAAGACCGGATTGGAGTGGTAGGTTGGAGGTTGGCCGCATGTAATTTTGCCGCGGGAAGAAATAACTGCTCCAGACTGCCTTGACAGAATCGCGATAACATAAGCGCATCGGCCGGCATTGGGGGGCCAGCCCTTTGATAGTGAGATCGCGCCGTACGGAGTCCCTGCGAGACCAGTCACCTCTCTACCTTCTCTCTATGCCCTCCCCCCATATCTTCCCTCATCTCATCTTTCTGTATCGTCAACAGCGGCACCATTTTGCCAGCGTGCGTGGTGGCCAGTCTGCTTTGTCACGCCCATCACGCACCACATGCAGTTTTCGCGACGTATGCATATCCGCCACCCCCCGCCCCCAATGCCTGTCCACGGAGTGACGGCCTTGAGGACATCTTGTAGCGTCCTAGGTATAAGAGCCCAGCCACCGACCTGGTCGTTGGTTAAGTTGGGCGCCACAGGGCTAACTAAAGAGCACCAGTACTGCTTCACGTGACGTGGAAATGGCCCGCAATAATGGAACTGGTCATTGAACTGCCCGAGGTCTGCACAACACATAGAAACTATGCCTGTTTGTTTTGGTCTGCCGTGGCCAGGATGAGTACCCTTTTGCTACGAGCTCAACTCGACGCAACCGCGATGCGACGGACTCGAGCCGACTTCGTCAACCAGACCAAGTCGTGGGATCTACAAAACTAGTTGCGGGGAGATACGATGCTATTTTTACCGAAACTACCCCCTGGTGATCGCCCTGGTCGGAGGAAGAGGGACCCACGACGGGGAGGTTTAGCCCCCGTTGTCCACCCCTCCCTGAGCCTCACGAAAGCGAAAGCCCGGGGGCCTTCTAGCTGGGACTGTAGTGCATGAAGGGTTATATTGTTCAGTCAAGTCCCGAGGCACCGCGCCTTTTCCCAGCTTGGCTCCGGGATGGGATGAGCCAGGTCTGGGGCCGACGTTGCTCCCATCGCAGAGGGAGAAACGACCGCTTCAGTGGTGCGGGACAACATGGCGAATGACGGCCGACCGATCATGCCGTGGGCGGTAATGCATTGAGGCTGCGCGGCGGAACGCGTCACACAGAAAGCGGACGTGGCGGAAAGGGGCTCTGGCTCGAGTTTCGGCGGAAGCCGCGGGGCACGTTGAGGCTCGAGGAGGGCCCGTGTCATGTTGCACATGTACGATGTAAGTTGGGCATTTTCGTCCTGAATCTGGGacgagagagggggggacgATATCCGATGTGCGCGAGAGGAGACAATAGAGCGCACAGTACACCATGAGGGCGTATATCCGTACGAACGTTCAGTACTCTGCACACACCACCACtaaggagaggaggggaccCCCTGTTCCCTTGACCACAGGCGGAAAGCATCGACACATACGACTTGCGGGGGCCAACATGGAAAAGGGGGTGGATGAAACGTGTTGGCGCAGTTGAAGGGGAGGAACGCTCTCATCGACCTGCTCAAACGGGCGGCTGTAGGTGTCTTGGTTGACTACCGGTCCGAGTCAAGAGCTGCGATGGCAGGTGTCTCTGTCGAATGAAGACATTTGAAGGCCTCGTAGAGAACGGGATGGAAGAATGGAAGCCTGACCAAATAAGCACAGGAGGCTTCAACCGACGACACCGATAAACCCTTGGCACAAACGGCCTTGAGATGGAAGATGGGCGGAGCCCATCATGCTCTGTTCAACTGCTAGTCGCTCGATTCGCTGTCCTTTTCGGCCTCCCAGTCCTCGCATTCACAACTTCCCAAACCAGAGGACCACAAAGCCGATTCCGGGAGCCCGTAAGCGGTGGCCAGCCATGCGACAATGAGCCGAGATAATATCTTGGACACTCGACGTACTACAGAGCCTTTGTTGTCGGTGTCAACAACCACGAGAGTCTACGTATTTTGTACAGCCTACAGGGAAACTCCAATGGGGGACTTGCGCTGTAGTGGGAACTGTTGGCAGCATATCGTGGCATGGGCGTGTGGACGGCAGCTCAGCAGTGAATGTAGCAAGGATAGGGGCTGAAGGTGTGTTTCAGATCTTTAGCGGATCCTCTGACAAGAGTCACCCGACGTTGTGATTGGAGGAGAGACGGGGGAGCATCGAGCTGGAGCATAAACGACTAGCATCTCCGTTACGCTTTTGCAGTGTTGCACCTGGGGCGGCCTGGGTTAAACATGGCCTTGGCAGTTGATGTCAATGGCCCCATTGGAAGACACGTCGCAAGCTTGCTGGCGGCTGTCTGTCAGGCGGtagcccctccctccccccttccgtttttgtctttttgtcttttttaTTCGGCGAGAGAAAGTCTCTTTCTTGCCAGGCCGATGATTCGACGAGATGCGTTGAAAAGGTCGCAGAAGGGGGCTGCGCTCGAGTCAGGACACAACTGCGTGTTGTTGTTTGCCAACTTCGGCAAATAATTGTGGAGGCTGTTGGAAGCAGTTGAGGAGACGAGGGCTCGAGATAGAAACCATTGGATATTTGTGCGCCCTGTATCAACGCCGCTGTCCTCCAATGTTCAATCCGCTACATAAGGACGGACACCGCAGGCCAGCGGTTGGCCATGTTAGAGTGCAACCCCTGAACTGGGTTGAAGAAGCACAGAGCCTCCAAACCAGATGAGTCTGACATGCCTCGACGCAATGGTGGCTTTTGTCAATTTGCTCACGGCAGCAAGTCAGTGCGGCTTTGTACACTGACTAGTTCTCTGCACAGAGCACGTACTGCAACGTCGGTTGGGAAGAGACATATTAGTCGGTTGCGAGCGGCATCGTCTGATGTTGAAACGATTGTGGAAGGATTCCGTCACGGTGACATGAGGTCGAGGATAGATTATGTTTAGTTCCGGCATATGAAGATACGAACTCGAGGGCCGCAGTTAAGTTGTGGGCATGTGAGGCGAAGTGCCATACTTACGCTTTCCTTAGAATCCCCCGATCGGCAGAGCTTCTCGAAGGCCAACCCGCCATAATTCCCAAAACGGCTTTTATAATATCCTCTGACCATGTGCCATTTGGTGAGCTGTCACGGCTAAATGTACAGTTTAGGCTCGTCTCGGCGTTGGTATCTGTACTGAAGCCCCTGCTTGCATGTGGCTGATTGACAAGGGTTGTCTTGCATAGCGCTGCAACTATGAGCGCGCGCAAGGTAGACCAGGAGCTGGAGACGTTCCTCCGAGGAAATGGTGTGGTGTAGTGTAGGCCCTATGGAGTGCAGCGGTGGACTTCAACTTTGTCAAGCCAGtcggccccctccccctccccccaatTCTGGGCCGGCAACGGGCCAGGTCCCTAATCTGCAACTGTTGCGCAGACGATGGCGAGTGTTGGTGTCCGGTagaagggaaggaagg
The genomic region above belongs to Colletotrichum higginsianum IMI 349063 chromosome 2, whole genome shotgun sequence and contains:
- a CDS encoding Hsp98-like protein codes for the protein MNSRMEFTDRGEKAVQDAMALAEQYAHSQLLPVHLAVSLLDPPADLSKDQQNGPPQTSSMFRQVIERAHGDPQAFDRALKKTLVRLPSQDPPPDQVSVAPTFHAVLRKAQELQKTQKDSFIAVDHLIQALAEDHTIQTCLKESNVPKAKLVHDAVAQIRGTKRVDSKNADTEEEHENLAKFTIDMTALARDKNMDPVIGREEEIRRVVRILSRRTKNNPVLIGEPGVGKTTVVEGLAQRIVNRDVPDNLKACKLLSLDVGALVAGSKYRGEFEERMKGVLKEIEDSKEMIVLFVDEIHLLMGAGSSGEGGMDAANLLKPMLARGQLHCIGATTLAEYRKYVEKDAAFERRFQQVLVKEPTIGETISILRGLKERYDRHHRVTILDNALVAAANLAGRYLTSRRLPDSAIDLVDEAAAAVRVARESQPEIIDSLERKLRQIMIEIAALEKEKDEASQTRLVQARKDAKNVEEELEPLRQKYLSEIKRGEEIHLAKTKLDELEKRLEDAANSGNHAKAADLQYGAIPEQRAVIKDLEAKKAAADAALNATGQDHNAMVTDVVTADHINEIVSRWTGIPVTRLKTSEKEKLVHMEKVLGKIVVGQKEAVQAVSNAIRLQRSGLSNPNQPPSFLFCGPSGTGKTLLTKALAEFLFDDPKAMIRFDMSEYQERHALSRMIGAPPGYVGHDAGGQLTEALRRKPFSILLFDEVEKAAKEVLTVLLQLMDDGRITDGQGRIVDAKNCIVVMTSNLGAEYLTKSTSREGKVDPTTRELVMNALRGWFLPEFLNRINSTVIFNRLTRREIRKIVDIRLMEIQKRLEDNNRKVFIDVSDEAKDYLGNAGYSPAYGARPLSRLIEKEVLNKLAILILRGNIRDGETARVELINGRLVVLPNHQDSELNTDDDDMDEDDAVDELVADEMDEDIYD